Proteins from a genomic interval of Streptomyces sp. Tu6071:
- a CDS encoding cytochrome P450, which yields MSAPAATPRPLAPAAFDHGDPAFLADPYPVYAALREAGRVLHYAPSGQWLVPHHADVSALLRDRRLGRSYQHRYTHEEFGRTPPPRAHAPFHELNDLGMLELEPPDHTRIRRLVSHAFTPRTVEALRPYVTGLARDLADALAERGGGDLLTDVAEPLPVAVIAELLGVPEADRPLLRPWSAAICAMYELNPSEETARRAVAASAEFSAYLRALIADRARRPGDDLVSALVAAREAGDRLSEAEIVATCALLLNAGHEATVGATVNGWHALLTHPDQLAALRADHGLVPTAVEELLRYDTPLQLFERWVLDDIEIDGVTIPRGEELALLFGSANHDPTVFAEPHRLDLTRPAVPHVSFSAGIHYCVGAPLARLELTASLAALLDRAPGLHLAGEARRRPNFVMRGFAELPVGV from the coding sequence ATGTCCGCACCAGCCGCCACCCCGCGCCCCCTCGCCCCCGCCGCCTTCGACCACGGCGACCCCGCCTTCCTCGCCGACCCCTACCCGGTCTACGCCGCGCTGCGCGAGGCGGGCCGCGTCCTCCACTACGCGCCGAGCGGCCAGTGGCTCGTCCCGCACCACGCCGACGTCTCCGCGCTCCTGCGCGACCGCCGCCTCGGCCGGAGCTACCAGCACCGCTACACGCACGAGGAGTTCGGCCGCACACCGCCCCCGCGCGCGCACGCGCCCTTCCACGAGCTGAACGACCTCGGGATGCTCGAACTCGAACCCCCGGACCACACCCGCATCCGCCGCCTCGTCTCGCACGCCTTCACCCCGCGCACGGTCGAGGCGCTGCGCCCGTACGTGACCGGGTTGGCCCGCGATCTCGCCGACGCGCTCGCCGAGCGGGGCGGCGGCGACCTCCTGACCGACGTCGCCGAGCCGCTGCCCGTCGCGGTCATCGCCGAACTCCTCGGCGTGCCGGAGGCCGATCGCCCGCTCCTGCGCCCCTGGTCGGCGGCGATCTGCGCGATGTACGAGCTGAACCCGTCCGAGGAGACGGCGCGTCGGGCGGTCGCCGCGTCGGCCGAGTTCTCCGCGTACCTGCGCGCCCTCATCGCGGACCGCGCGCGCCGACCGGGCGACGACCTCGTCTCGGCGCTCGTCGCCGCCCGCGAGGCGGGGGACCGGCTCAGCGAGGCGGAGATCGTCGCGACCTGCGCACTGCTCCTCAACGCGGGGCACGAGGCCACCGTGGGCGCGACCGTCAACGGCTGGCACGCGCTGCTCACCCACCCCGACCAGCTCGCCGCCCTCCGCGCCGACCACGGCCTCGTCCCCACCGCCGTGGAGGAACTGCTGCGCTACGACACGCCGTTGCAGCTCTTCGAGCGGTGGGTGCTCGACGACATCGAGATCGACGGCGTCACGATCCCGCGCGGCGAGGAGCTGGCCCTCCTCTTCGGCTCCGCCAACCACGACCCGACCGTCTTCGCCGAGCCGCACCGCCTCGACCTCACCCGCCCCGCCGTCCCGCACGTCTCCTTCAGCGCGGGCATCCACTACTGCGTCGGCGCCCCGCTCGCCCGCCTCGAACTCACCGCCTCGCTCGCGGCCCTGCTCGACCGGGCCCCGGGCCTCCACCTCGCGGGCGAGGCGAGGCGGCGACCGAACTTCGTGATGCGGGGGTTCGCCGAGCTGCCGGTGGGCGTGTGA
- a CDS encoding VOC family protein — protein sequence MLNSAHYADGEPVWLELSTPDLDRAEEFYAGLFGWSLQRMGPDMGNYGLFKLHDKTVAAVMPMPADKVPPAWTIYFKTPDAAASARTVERNGGTVTTSATDVMDLGRLAACTDPQGAAFAVWEPGTNTGLEIVTDTNAFFWAELESPEPPAAVTFYGRVFGWETTTMHMEGGDYLMPHPAGGTPEDMFAGVAPLDPATSGRGPYWLPYFNVSDCDATAAKALAGGASTEVEPLDIPDVGRMARFTDPHGAVFAVMTPNPRN from the coding sequence ATGCTCAACAGCGCACACTACGCCGACGGCGAGCCCGTCTGGCTCGAACTGTCCACGCCCGACCTCGACCGGGCCGAGGAGTTCTACGCGGGGCTCTTCGGCTGGTCGCTCCAGCGCATGGGCCCGGACATGGGGAACTACGGGCTGTTCAAGCTCCACGACAAGACGGTCGCCGCCGTCATGCCGATGCCGGCCGACAAGGTGCCGCCCGCCTGGACGATCTACTTCAAGACACCCGACGCGGCGGCGAGCGCGCGGACCGTCGAGCGGAACGGCGGCACCGTGACGACCTCGGCGACGGACGTCATGGACCTCGGCAGGCTCGCCGCCTGCACCGACCCCCAGGGCGCCGCCTTCGCCGTGTGGGAGCCGGGCACCAACACGGGCCTGGAGATCGTCACCGACACGAACGCCTTCTTCTGGGCCGAGCTGGAGAGCCCCGAGCCCCCCGCCGCCGTCACCTTCTACGGCCGGGTCTTCGGCTGGGAGACGACGACGATGCACATGGAGGGCGGCGACTACCTCATGCCGCACCCCGCCGGAGGCACCCCCGAGGACATGTTCGCCGGGGTCGCCCCGCTCGACCCCGCGACGAGCGGGCGCGGCCCGTACTGGCTCCCGTACTTCAACGTCTCCGACTGCGACGCGACGGCGGCGAAGGCGCTCGCGGGCGGAGCGAGCACCGAGGTGGAACCGCTCGACATCCCCGACGTGGGCCGCATGGCGCGCTTCACGGACCCGCACGGGGCGGTCTTCGCCGTGATGACGCCGAACCCGCGTAACTGA
- a CDS encoding multicopper oxidase domain-containing protein, translating to MASTDEGSGGRRIGRRYLLGGAAAAAGLGVVGASATSGTAQAAVTAPTAPAGGEVRRITMYAERLANGQMGYGLEKGKASIPGPLIELNEGDTLHIDFENTMDVDASLHVHGLDYEITSDGTRMSGSHVPPGGHRTYTWRTHKPGKRADGTYRPGSAGYWHYHDHVVGTDHGTGGIRNGLYGGVVVRRKGDLLPDRTYTIVFNDMTINNLKQGPDFEAVVGERVEIVMITHGEYYHTFHMHGHRWADNRTGLLTGPDDPSAVIDNKIVGPADSFGFQVLAGEGVGAGAWMYHCHVQSHSDMGMAGMFLVAKEDGTVPGHEGHTMKKSGATGKGTASGKSPAGEHAGHGG from the coding sequence ATGGCTTCGACGGACGAGGGCTCGGGAGGACGGCGCATCGGCAGGCGCTACCTGCTCGGCGGAGCAGCCGCGGCGGCCGGCCTCGGCGTGGTGGGCGCGAGTGCGACGAGCGGTACGGCGCAGGCCGCCGTGACGGCGCCGACCGCGCCCGCGGGGGGCGAGGTGCGCCGCATCACGATGTACGCGGAGCGCCTGGCGAACGGTCAGATGGGCTACGGCCTGGAGAAGGGCAAGGCGAGCATCCCCGGGCCGCTCATCGAGCTGAACGAGGGCGACACGCTGCACATCGACTTCGAGAACACCATGGACGTCGACGCGAGCCTCCACGTCCACGGCCTGGACTACGAGATCACCAGCGACGGCACCCGCATGAGCGGCAGTCACGTCCCGCCGGGCGGCCACCGCACGTACACCTGGCGCACCCACAAGCCGGGCAAGCGCGCCGACGGCACCTACCGCCCCGGCAGCGCGGGCTACTGGCACTACCACGACCACGTCGTGGGCACCGACCACGGCACGGGCGGCATCCGCAACGGGCTCTACGGGGGAGTGGTGGTCCGCCGCAAGGGCGATCTGCTGCCCGACCGCACGTACACGATCGTCTTCAACGACATGACGATCAACAACCTCAAGCAGGGCCCCGACTTCGAGGCCGTCGTGGGGGAGCGCGTCGAGATCGTCATGATCACGCACGGCGAGTACTACCACACCTTCCACATGCACGGTCACCGCTGGGCGGACAACCGCACGGGCCTGCTCACGGGCCCCGACGACCCCTCGGCCGTCATCGACAACAAGATCGTCGGGCCCGCCGACTCCTTCGGCTTCCAGGTCCTCGCGGGCGAGGGCGTGGGCGCCGGGGCGTGGATGTACCACTGCCACGTCCAGTCGCACTCCGACATGGGCATGGCCGGAATGTTCCTGGTCGCGAAGGAGGACGGCACGGTCCCGGGGCACGAGGGCCACACGATGAAGAAGAGCGGCGCCACGGGCAAGGGGACGGCGTCCGGGAAGAGCCCGGCCGGGGAGCACGCGGGGCACGGAGGCTGA
- a CDS encoding ThuA domain-containing protein, translating to MRFTPHHRTSTQVSGTERTHSASPTGTTRTGATRTSPTRVRARRRARLAGAAVLASAALATGLLTGPPAGAAGKATLALPSPPGGDEVKVLIYTGSTAPESPAVNAGIEAIEKIGQSGPAGQRFTIEATDKAKVFTNATKLGKTNAVVFLTGPGDVLNADQEAGLEAYIKAGGGFVGLNDAARTEPYSDWYTGLIGARPVEGSGAKAQRATVEVGDRLNPATKDLPLEWKHPDKWLNWQTNPSGKVHTVARVRESTYSPGAGANGADHPVSWCRDYDGGRSFYSAMGGTADSFAETDFRAHLRGALLWTTRLVQADCKATIESNYVAERLTQPNKAGENDQIGEPHGLVTAPDGRVFYIGRGGKDGSQPVVTDWNDPDVGKGEGEIHIYDPKTKQVTLAGKLSVFGNKGGGDELVKVEEGLLGIALDPRFEDNGWVYLHYTPHSKLDRDKQMATRQVSRFTLDKKTNKLDLSSEKVLLSWPVQVHSCCHAGGGLAWDSHDNLYIAVGDNNSSQFSDGYSGNNPQPNYKGVSFADARRTAGNTNNLNGKILRIHPEQDGTYTIPEGNLFTGKETAEGGGKTRGEIYVMGVRNPARISIDKKTDTLYAGWVGPDAGAPSETWGPAKYDTFAVITKASNRGWPYCMGNKQPYRDRNLPDPSKPLGWYDCDHPKNESPNNDGLVNLPPVTGNNIWYSPQGGGPDYPRNAAGVPSYKQSEATYKLPWLKGGGQATMDGPVYRYDENSASSVKWPEYWDGKWFVGDFYDDTQPRHAVLMDPKTQGDGGLPVHAESLRKIVPVGENGIRNLMDWKFAPDGSLYVLDYGRGFFTSDSHSALWRVTYKGGGPTPAADQLVRR from the coding sequence ATGCGGTTCACACCGCACCACCGGACATCGACTCAGGTGTCCGGCACCGAGAGAACACACTCCGCATCCCCCACGGGAACCACACGGACCGGCGCCACCAGAACATCACCCACACGGGTCCGGGCCCGCCGGCGAGCACGGCTCGCCGGGGCCGCGGTCCTCGCCTCGGCCGCGCTCGCGACCGGGCTGCTCACCGGGCCGCCCGCCGGCGCCGCGGGCAAGGCCACGCTCGCCCTGCCCTCGCCGCCCGGCGGGGACGAGGTCAAGGTGCTCATCTACACCGGGAGCACCGCCCCGGAGTCCCCCGCGGTCAACGCGGGGATCGAGGCCATCGAGAAGATCGGCCAGTCCGGGCCCGCCGGTCAGCGCTTCACGATCGAGGCGACCGACAAGGCGAAGGTCTTCACCAACGCGACCAAGCTCGGGAAGACCAACGCCGTCGTCTTCCTCACGGGGCCCGGCGACGTCCTCAACGCCGATCAGGAAGCGGGACTTGAGGCGTACATCAAGGCCGGGGGCGGCTTCGTCGGCCTGAACGACGCGGCGCGTACCGAGCCGTACTCCGACTGGTACACCGGGCTCATCGGGGCGCGGCCCGTCGAGGGCAGCGGGGCGAAGGCCCAGCGCGCCACCGTCGAGGTCGGCGACCGGCTCAACCCGGCGACGAAGGACCTGCCGCTGGAGTGGAAGCACCCCGACAAGTGGCTCAACTGGCAGACGAACCCGAGCGGCAAGGTGCACACCGTCGCCCGGGTCCGCGAGTCCACGTACAGCCCGGGTGCGGGCGCCAACGGCGCCGACCACCCGGTCTCGTGGTGCCGCGACTACGACGGCGGGCGGTCCTTCTACTCCGCGATGGGCGGTACGGCGGACAGCTTCGCCGAGACCGACTTCCGCGCCCACCTGCGCGGCGCCCTGCTGTGGACGACGCGTCTCGTACAAGCGGACTGCAAGGCGACGATCGAGTCGAACTACGTCGCCGAGCGGCTCACGCAGCCGAACAAGGCGGGCGAGAACGACCAGATCGGCGAGCCGCACGGCCTCGTCACCGCCCCCGACGGCCGCGTCTTCTACATCGGGCGCGGCGGCAAGGACGGGAGCCAGCCGGTCGTGACCGACTGGAACGACCCCGACGTCGGCAAGGGCGAGGGCGAGATCCACATCTACGACCCGAAGACCAAGCAGGTCACGCTCGCCGGGAAGCTCTCCGTCTTCGGCAACAAGGGCGGGGGCGACGAGCTGGTCAAGGTCGAGGAGGGGCTGCTCGGCATCGCGCTGGACCCGCGCTTCGAGGACAACGGCTGGGTGTACCTGCACTACACGCCGCACTCCAAGCTCGACCGCGACAAGCAGATGGCGACCCGCCAGGTCTCGCGCTTCACGCTCGACAAGAAGACCAACAAGCTGGACCTCTCCTCCGAGAAGGTCCTGCTCTCCTGGCCGGTCCAGGTGCACTCCTGCTGCCACGCGGGCGGCGGCCTGGCCTGGGACTCGCACGACAACCTGTACATCGCCGTAGGTGACAACAACTCCTCGCAGTTCAGCGATGGTTACTCCGGCAACAACCCGCAGCCCAACTACAAGGGCGTCTCCTTCGCGGATGCGCGCCGCACGGCGGGCAACACCAACAACCTCAACGGGAAGATCCTGCGCATCCACCCGGAGCAGGACGGCACCTACACCATCCCCGAGGGGAACCTCTTCACCGGCAAGGAGACCGCCGAGGGCGGCGGCAAGACGCGCGGCGAGATCTACGTGATGGGCGTGCGCAACCCGGCGCGCATCTCGATCGACAAGAAGACCGACACCCTCTACGCGGGCTGGGTCGGCCCCGACGCGGGCGCCCCGAGCGAGACCTGGGGCCCGGCCAAGTACGACACCTTCGCCGTCATCACGAAGGCGAGCAACCGCGGCTGGCCGTACTGCATGGGCAACAAGCAGCCGTACCGCGACCGCAACCTGCCCGACCCGAGCAAGCCGCTCGGCTGGTACGACTGCGACCACCCGAAGAACGAGTCCCCGAACAACGACGGGCTCGTCAACCTCCCGCCCGTCACGGGCAACAACATCTGGTACTCGCCCCAGGGCGGCGGCCCGGACTACCCGCGCAACGCGGCCGGGGTGCCCTCGTACAAGCAGAGCGAGGCCACGTACAAGCTGCCGTGGCTCAAGGGCGGCGGCCAGGCCACGATGGACGGCCCGGTCTACCGGTACGACGAGAACAGCGCCAGCTCCGTCAAGTGGCCCGAGTACTGGGACGGCAAGTGGTTCGTCGGCGACTTCTACGACGACACGCAGCCCCGGCACGCGGTGCTCATGGACCCGAAGACACAGGGCGACGGGGGACTGCCCGTCCACGCCGAGTCGCTGCGGAAGATCGTCCCGGTCGGTGAGAACGGCATCCGCAACCTGATGGACTGGAAGTTCGCGCCCGACGGCTCGCTCTACGTCCTCGACTACGGACGCGGCTTCTTCACCTCGGACAGCCACTCCGCGCTGTGGCGCGTGACCTACAAGGGCGGGGGCCCCACCCCCGCCGCCGACCAGCTCGTGAGGAGGTAA
- a CDS encoding OmpL47-type beta-barrel domain-containing protein produces MRPRRRTRARHRAPRLLLTLLAAFGLVLGLSATSATSDTGARTTAAQKTAAPEKDAAPKAAQVLNWSAGDDITHYVSAPEKAVAGPATIVFENSAATGNTTGMPHTLTFDVSSPDYNNDVNVNILANPSDAEGGKHSVDVVLTPGTYRYHCTIPGHLSMEGTLVVTDGGGGEDTTAPTTSAKVSGDQNADGAYVGSASVAIEASDEGAGVDTVEYAIGADGAWQPYTAPVVVDQVGEHVVRYRATDKAGNAAEEKSVSFTVAGPPTDDQDAPETSATVAGDKDENGAYLGMATVTVTASDTGSGVNKIEYALGADGAWQEYTGPVMVHEPGEHVVRYRATDKAGNAAAEKTVSFTVVEPPAQDTTAPVVGAEVTGSKNSDGAYLASAKLTLNATDEESGVDKVEYSLDAGPYLAYSKPVVVDRVGRHTVDYRASDKAGNTSEARQVAFTVAAGGGVPAPGCAEFDERKTVFVGTVDSGVPNRITENRCRINERIEDEKDWSSNALFLKHVTKVLDELRAENVIDARERKAINQAAKASGIGKPGQTTGYKDLMDGSQAQFDKWEQVGGGKFKLNDDGSITSSTDVDGMGMLWFPERKFDDFSLKLRFRDDGPGTANANGGVFVRFPNVHDHPEESRPEWVAINYGHEIQIFDSPSGDMYKTGSVYGFDRVGLAGAGVTEKGTWNDYEIRAVDQHFQIFRNGVLINEFDNTGGQLFEPPRSGDPGTDGRRYASGYVGLQVHSTSDVISYRDIRIQEL; encoded by the coding sequence GTGCGACCACGACGGCGTACGAGAGCGCGGCACCGGGCCCCCCGGCTGCTGCTGACCCTGCTCGCCGCGTTCGGGCTCGTCCTCGGACTGAGCGCGACCAGCGCGACGAGCGACACGGGGGCCAGGACCACGGCCGCCCAGAAGACCGCCGCCCCGGAGAAGGACGCCGCGCCCAAGGCGGCGCAGGTGCTCAACTGGAGCGCGGGCGACGACATCACGCACTACGTCTCCGCGCCCGAGAAGGCGGTCGCCGGGCCCGCCACGATCGTCTTCGAGAACAGCGCGGCCACCGGCAACACCACCGGGATGCCGCACACGCTGACCTTCGACGTCTCCAGCCCCGACTACAACAACGACGTCAACGTCAACATCCTCGCCAACCCCTCGGACGCCGAGGGCGGCAAGCACAGCGTCGACGTCGTGCTCACCCCGGGCACGTACCGCTACCACTGCACGATCCCGGGGCACCTCTCGATGGAGGGCACCCTCGTGGTGACCGACGGCGGGGGCGGCGAGGACACCACCGCGCCCACCACCTCGGCGAAGGTGAGCGGCGACCAGAACGCCGACGGGGCCTACGTCGGCTCCGCGTCCGTCGCGATCGAGGCGAGCGACGAGGGCGCGGGCGTCGACACCGTCGAGTACGCGATCGGCGCGGACGGCGCCTGGCAGCCGTACACGGCGCCCGTCGTCGTCGACCAGGTCGGCGAGCACGTCGTGCGCTACCGCGCGACCGACAAGGCGGGCAACGCGGCCGAGGAGAAGTCCGTCTCCTTCACCGTCGCGGGCCCCCCGACCGACGACCAGGACGCGCCCGAGACCTCGGCGACCGTCGCGGGCGACAAGGACGAGAACGGTGCCTACCTCGGGATGGCGACCGTCACCGTCACCGCCTCCGACACCGGTTCCGGCGTCAACAAGATCGAGTACGCGCTCGGCGCCGACGGGGCGTGGCAGGAGTACACCGGGCCCGTCATGGTCCACGAGCCGGGCGAGCACGTGGTGCGGTACCGGGCCACCGACAAGGCGGGCAACGCGGCGGCCGAGAAGACCGTCTCGTTCACCGTCGTCGAGCCGCCCGCGCAGGACACCACGGCGCCCGTGGTGGGCGCGGAGGTGACCGGTTCGAAGAACTCGGACGGCGCCTACCTCGCCTCGGCGAAGCTCACCCTGAACGCGACCGACGAGGAGTCGGGCGTCGACAAGGTCGAGTACTCGCTCGACGCGGGCCCCTACCTCGCCTACAGCAAGCCGGTCGTGGTCGACCGCGTCGGCCGGCACACCGTCGACTACCGCGCGAGCGACAAGGCGGGCAACACCTCCGAGGCGCGGCAGGTGGCCTTCACCGTCGCGGCCGGGGGCGGCGTCCCCGCGCCGGGCTGCGCCGAGTTCGACGAGCGGAAGACCGTCTTCGTCGGCACGGTCGACTCCGGGGTGCCCAACCGCATCACGGAGAACCGCTGCCGGATCAACGAGCGCATCGAGGACGAGAAGGACTGGTCGTCGAACGCCCTGTTCCTCAAGCACGTCACCAAGGTGCTCGACGAGCTGCGCGCCGAGAACGTCATCGACGCGCGCGAGCGCAAGGCCATCAACCAGGCCGCCAAGGCGTCCGGGATCGGCAAGCCGGGGCAGACGACCGGCTACAAGGACCTCATGGACGGCTCGCAGGCCCAGTTCGACAAGTGGGAGCAGGTGGGCGGCGGCAAGTTCAAGCTGAACGACGACGGCTCGATCACCAGCTCCACCGACGTCGACGGCATGGGCATGCTGTGGTTCCCGGAGCGGAAGTTCGACGACTTCTCGCTCAAGCTCCGCTTCCGTGACGACGGGCCGGGCACCGCCAACGCCAACGGCGGGGTCTTCGTCCGCTTCCCGAACGTCCACGACCACCCGGAGGAGTCGCGGCCCGAGTGGGTCGCGATCAACTACGGGCACGAGATCCAGATCTTCGACTCCCCCTCCGGGGACATGTACAAGACCGGGTCCGTGTACGGCTTCGACCGGGTCGGTCTCGCGGGCGCCGGGGTCACCGAGAAGGGGACCTGGAACGACTACGAGATCCGGGCCGTCGACCAGCACTTCCAGATCTTCCGCAACGGGGTGCTGATCAACGAGTTCGACAACACGGGCGGTCAGCTCTTCGAGCCGCCCCGGTCCGGTGACCCGGGCACCGACGGGCGGCGCTACGCCTCCGGCTACGTCGGTCTCCAGGTGCACAGCACGTCCGACGTCATCTCCTACCGGGACATCCGGATTCAGGAGCTGTAG
- the ligD gene encoding non-homologous end-joining DNA ligase, giving the protein MADEAEELTAGGRTVRISHPDKIYYPRPGYTKRDVAEYYLTVGEGMTRALRARPTTLERYPEGVEGGSFFQKRAPKNHPSWLRTARISFPSGRYADELCPEEPAAILWAANLGGLVFHPWAVRAEDTEHPDELRLDLDPQPGTAFAEAVAVAVELRGLLDELGLRGFPKTSGGRGLHVFVPIEPRWDFAGVRRAAIAVGRELERRMPGKVTTHWWKEERGERIFLDYNQNARDRTIAAAYSLRARPHAPVSAPLTWDEVPDADPRDFDLRTMVTRYRERGDVHADMDERRYSLEPLLDLAARDESEGLGELPYPPDYPKMPGEPSRVQPSRAKKETD; this is encoded by the coding sequence ATGGCGGACGAAGCGGAGGAGCTGACGGCGGGCGGGCGCACCGTGCGGATCAGCCACCCGGACAAGATCTACTATCCGCGTCCCGGCTACACGAAGCGGGACGTCGCGGAGTACTACCTCACGGTCGGCGAGGGCATGACGCGCGCCCTGCGCGCCCGCCCCACGACCCTGGAGCGCTACCCGGAAGGCGTCGAGGGCGGGTCCTTCTTCCAGAAGCGCGCCCCGAAGAACCACCCCTCCTGGCTGCGCACCGCCCGGATCTCCTTCCCGAGCGGTCGGTACGCCGACGAGCTGTGCCCCGAGGAGCCCGCGGCGATCCTGTGGGCGGCGAACCTCGGCGGCCTCGTCTTCCACCCCTGGGCCGTACGGGCGGAGGACACGGAACACCCGGACGAACTGCGCCTCGACCTCGACCCGCAGCCCGGCACCGCCTTCGCCGAGGCCGTCGCGGTCGCCGTCGAGCTGCGGGGCCTCCTCGACGAGCTGGGGCTGCGCGGCTTCCCGAAGACCTCGGGCGGACGCGGACTGCACGTCTTCGTGCCCATCGAGCCGCGCTGGGACTTCGCCGGGGTGCGCCGCGCCGCGATCGCGGTGGGGCGCGAGCTGGAACGCCGGATGCCGGGCAAGGTGACGACGCACTGGTGGAAGGAGGAGCGCGGCGAGCGCATCTTCCTCGACTACAACCAGAACGCCAGGGACCGCACCATCGCCGCCGCCTACTCGCTCCGCGCCCGCCCGCACGCCCCCGTCTCCGCCCCGCTCACGTGGGACGAGGTCCCCGACGCCGATCCGCGTGACTTCGACCTGCGCACGATGGTGACCCGCTACCGCGAGCGCGGCGACGTGCACGCGGACATGGACGAGCGCCGCTACTCGCTCGAACCGCTCCTCGACCTCGCGGCGCGCGACGAGAGCGAGGGGCTCGGCGAGCTTCCGTACCCGCCGGACTACCCGAAGATGCCGGGCGAGCCCTCGCGGGTGCAGCCGAGCCGCGCCAAGAAGGAGACGGACTGA
- a CDS encoding DUF6879 family protein, translated as MTQSLANFTDLIRSAEWSAVHLEMRDTYAIPNEDKGFAAWREGHRLDPDDRESWWRPWLDLVQEVTAKGVHVRRARIVSEPPSEYIRYEHSFTFTNIAAGEEIRWLPRQAASGLDLPEYDFWLFDNNLVQFNIFDGEGRWVHTDQTYDQAAVGLCAGAFEAVWERAIPHDKYVI; from the coding sequence ATGACGCAGAGTCTCGCTAACTTCACCGACCTGATCCGGTCCGCCGAGTGGTCCGCCGTCCATCTGGAGATGCGCGACACGTACGCCATTCCGAACGAGGACAAGGGCTTTGCGGCGTGGCGGGAAGGTCACCGGCTCGACCCCGACGACCGCGAGTCGTGGTGGCGTCCGTGGCTGGACCTGGTGCAGGAGGTCACCGCCAAGGGCGTCCACGTGCGCCGGGCCCGCATCGTGAGCGAGCCGCCCAGCGAGTACATCCGCTACGAGCATTCGTTCACCTTCACCAACATCGCGGCGGGCGAAGAGATCCGGTGGCTTCCGCGTCAGGCGGCGTCCGGGCTCGACCTCCCCGAATACGACTTCTGGTTGTTCGACAACAACCTCGTCCAGTTCAACATCTTCGACGGCGAGGGCCGTTGGGTTCACACCGACCAGACTTATGACCAAGCTGCGGTCGGGCTCTGCGCGGGCGCTTTCGAAGCCGTCTGGGAGCGGGCCATCCCGCACGACAAGTACGTCATCTGA
- a CDS encoding helix-turn-helix domain-containing protein, whose amino-acid sequence MPESPLSTAQAARRGIASRLDEMRRDAGLSGHDLAVRCGWHRAKASRIARAKTAPSDADIRAWCEACGVADQAADLIAASRTAESMYVHWRQIHRDGMRRVHESTVPLYERTTHFRVYASNLVPGMLQTADYATGLLRSITAFQGTPDDVADAVRARLKRSRVVHTGNHRFGLILEEAVLYYRVCDGPELAAQLRHLLEIMSRPNVSLGIIPFGVRRTVWPLEAFYVFDDAQVAVETLTAEVNVTAPGEIHTYLRAFGELSRIAVHGAAAQRLIARALESALR is encoded by the coding sequence ATGCCCGAGTCACCACTTTCCACCGCCCAGGCCGCCCGCAGGGGCATCGCCTCTCGTCTGGACGAGATGAGGCGGGACGCGGGGCTCAGCGGGCACGACCTGGCCGTGCGGTGCGGGTGGCACAGAGCGAAAGCCTCCCGCATCGCACGGGCCAAGACGGCCCCCTCCGACGCCGATATCAGGGCGTGGTGCGAAGCCTGCGGCGTGGCCGACCAGGCGGCCGACCTCATCGCCGCGAGCCGGACTGCCGAGTCCATGTACGTCCACTGGCGGCAGATCCACCGGGACGGGATGCGCCGGGTCCACGAGAGCACGGTCCCCCTGTACGAGCGGACCACCCACTTCCGGGTGTACGCCTCGAACCTCGTACCGGGGATGCTCCAGACCGCCGACTACGCGACAGGGCTCCTGCGGTCCATCACGGCCTTCCAGGGAACCCCGGACGACGTGGCCGACGCCGTACGGGCACGCCTCAAGCGGTCCCGGGTCGTGCACACGGGAAACCACCGCTTCGGGCTGATCCTCGAAGAAGCGGTGCTGTACTACCGGGTGTGCGACGGGCCCGAGCTTGCCGCCCAGCTCCGGCATCTGCTGGAGATCATGTCTCGGCCGAACGTGTCCCTCGGGATCATCCCGTTCGGCGTCCGGCGCACGGTCTGGCCGCTGGAAGCCTTCTACGTGTTCGATGACGCCCAGGTGGCGGTGGAAACGCTGACGGCCGAGGTCAATGTCACGGCGCCCGGCGAGATCCACACCTACCTGCGGGCCTTCGGCGAGCTGTCACGCATCGCGGTTCACGGGGCCGCAGCGCAACGCCTCATCGCGAGGGCGCTGGAGTCGGCTCTCAGGTAG